The following coding sequences are from one Lolium rigidum isolate FL_2022 chromosome 6, APGP_CSIRO_Lrig_0.1, whole genome shotgun sequence window:
- the LOC124659738 gene encoding inorganic phosphate transporter 1-11-like yields MAENAGGGQNLAVLDALDSARTQMYHMKAIVIAGMGFFTDAYDLFCITTVSKLLGRIYYPDVNADSGKPGTLPLNINNAVVGVALVGTLMGQLVFGYFGDKLGRKRVYGITLVLMAACAIASGLSFGSTHRAVISTLCFFRFLLGFGIGGDYPLSATIMSEYANKKTRGAFIAAVFAMQGVGIIFAGLVSMIVSGILLHYHPAPSYKENPGLSAQLPAADYMWRIVLMLGALPALATFYWRMKMPETARYTAIIEGNAKQASNDMQKVLEITIDDEQEKLAKFRAANEYSLLSKEFAKRHGLHLLGTTTTWFLLDVAFYSQNLTQKDIFPAINLTGPAESMNALREVFVLSRAMFLIALFGTFPGYWVTVALIDKMGRYLIQLLGFFMMSLFMLVMGIKYEYLKESNHVLFAILYALTFFFANFGPNSTTFVLPAELFPTRVRSTCHAISAASGKAGAIVAAFGVQRLTLKGDSKHMAEALIILSVTNMLGFFFTFLVPETMGRSLEEISGEDGNNGVGPGTNTTTAGIGLADVSKDDKYPHSSTEWQPPSMQA; encoded by the exons ATGGCTGAAAATGCGGGCGGGGGACAGAACCTGGCGGTGCTGGACGCGCTGGACTCGGCGCGCACTCAGATGTACCACATGAAGGCCATCGTGATCGCCGGCATGGGCTTCTTCACCGACGCCTACGACCTCTTCTGCATCACCACCGTCTCCAAGCTGCTGGGCCGCATCTACTATCCGGATGTCAACGCCGACAGTGGCAAGCCCGGCACGCTGCCCCTCAACATCAACAACGCGGTCGTCGGCGTCGCGCTCGTCGGTACCCTCATGGGCCAGCTCGTCTTCGGCTACTTCGGGGATAAGCTCGGCCGCAAGCGCGTCTACGGCATCACGCTGGTCCTCATGGCCGCCTGCGCCATCGCCTCGGGCCTCTCCTTCGGGTCCACGCATAGAGCCGTCATCAGCACGCTCTGCTTCTTCCGCTTCCTGCTCGGCTTCGGCATCGGCGGGGACTACCCGCTGTCGGCGACCATCATGTCCGAGTACGCCAACAAGAAGACCCGCGGCGCCTTCATCGCCGCCGTGTTCGCGATGCAGGGCGTGGGCATCATCTTCGCGGGGCTCGTCTCCATGAtcgtctcaggcattctcctccaCTACCACCCTGCGCCTTCGTACAAGGAGAACCCTGGGCTGTCGGCCCAGCTGCCGGCGGCGGACTACATGTGGCGCATCGTGCTCATGCTCGGGGCGTTACCGGCGCTGGCGACCTTCTACTGGAGGATGAAGATGCCGGAAACAGCGAGGTACACGGCGATCATCGAGGGTAACGCGAAGCAGGCTTCCAACGACATGCAGAAGGTGCTGGAGATCACGATCGACGACGAGCAGGAGAAGCTCGCCAAGTTCAGGGCGGCCAACGAGTACTCGTTGCTGTCCAAGGAGTTCGCGAAACGCCACGGACTGCACCTCCTCGGCACCACCACCACGTGGTTCCTCCTCGACGTAGCCTTCTACAGCCAGAACCTGACGCAGAAAGACATTTTCCCAGCCATCAACCTCACCGGCCCCGCAGAGTCCATGAACGCCCTGAGagaggtgttcgtcctatcaaggGCCATGTTCCTCATCGCCCTCTTCGGCACTTTCCCCGGCTACTGGGTTACCGTAGCCCTCATCGACAAGATGGGAAG GTACCTGATCCAGCTCCTTGGCTTCTTCATGATGTCCCTGTTCATGCTGGTGATGGGCATCAAGTACGAATACCTCAAGGAGAGCAACCACGTCCTCTTCGCCATCCTGTACGCGCTCACTTTCTTCTTCGCCAACTTCGGGCCCAACAGCACCACCTTCGTGCTGCCGGCTGAGCTGTTCCCGACGCGCGTGCGCTCCACATGCCACGCCATCAGCGCCGCATCGGGCAAGGCCGGCGCCATCGTCGCCGCCTTCGGGGTGCAGAGGCTCACTCTCAAGGGCGACTCCAAGCACATGGCAGAGGCGCTCATCATCCTCTCCGTCACCAACATGCTCGGCTTCTTCTTCACCTTCCTCGTCCCGGAGACCATGGGCCGGTCGCTCGAAGAGATCTCCGGCGAGGACGGCAACAACGGCGTCGGCCCcggcaccaacaccaccaccgccgGCATAGGCCTCGCGGACGTCAGCAAGGATGACAAATACCCTCATTCAAGCACCGAATGGCAGCCACCATCGATGCAGGCATGA
- the LOC124663414 gene encoding arabinogalactan protein 16-like — translation MAVISRVSLVVMAIVVVLATVANAQLAPAPAPTSDGTSVDQGIAYVLMFVALALTYLIHPLDASAAYRLL, via the exons ATGGCGGTGATCTCTAGAGTCTCTCTTGTTGTCATGGCCATCGTCGTCGTGCTCGCCACCGTGGCCAACGCTCAGCTGGCCCCTGCCCCGGCACCCACCAGTGATG GAACCAGCGTGGACCAAGGGATCGCGTATGTGCTGATGTTCGTGGCGCTTGCCCTCACGTACCTCATCCACCCGCTGGACGCCTCCGCCGCCTACAGGCTCCTCTGA